A window of Punica granatum isolate Tunisia-2019 chromosome 8, ASM765513v2, whole genome shotgun sequence genomic DNA:
GATGTATCTATTTTTCTTActgatatataaaatatttggaTTTCCAGAAATTTGCCTCTTAGTTATAACTTATATTTATCGAATATTTGACTGAATTCTTATTTGTTTGATTGGCTTCGATGTTACAGATAACCTAAGTGAAGAAAATTGGTAAAGGACATGGAGATTGGCGAGGCAGACAACCCTGCAGACATGCTCAAGGGTCTCCAGGTCACATCCTATGACAACgaaaatgatgatgatgatgatgatgcagaACCAGTAGAAGAAGACCCAATTGATGAAGAGGACGAAGATGACGATGGAGATGAGGAACAAGAACCAGTAACTTTAGGGTTTTTAGAGAAACCAAAGAATAATTGGTCTCTGCTTCGCCAGCTGTTCCCCAGCAAAGCTGGTGGTGTTCCGGTGTGTTAATTTTCATATCTTGCCTCTGATCAGCCTTCTCTTTCATCTTGTTCCCCTTCTCTTTTTGCAGGATTTACGGTTGCCCTTCCACAATTTCTTATATGATGAGAAATATAAGATTGGCAAATTTCCTAGTGAATTATGctgttattaaaaaatttgtcTGGTCTGgaggattttctttttcttttcttctagTTGTAATCTTTTTCCTTAACTAAATGCAGGCATGGTTGGTCCCAGATGAATTGCCCTCGGGTAGGGCTTGTGTTTGTGATATATGTGGAGAACCTCTGCAATTTCTGCTCCAGGTATATCTGGATTTTGGTTGTTAGGTTGCTTAACAAGGTGTTTGTTGTACATTGAATAGCAATTTGATAGTAATTGGATTTGGGCCCTATCTATCTGGCTTTTTATTAGGTTTTGATGATATTTGTGATTAATAATCTATCACTAATTCAACCAGCTTCCCGGTCACATGCCTTGTGATCTTAGAAATGCGCATGGTAAACTGGTAGGATGTTGGTATGACTTTTTGGGACGTAAGTTCTTGCAGAAGGATGGGTGTTTCTTGGTTTTCATTGTCAAGTCTTCTCTGACTTATGAGTGTATACGAATTGCAAAACTCTGATTATGAGTTATTCTGAAAATAGAGCGAGAAAGACTTCGTGGatattaattttgaatatGTAAATTCATAGGTCTATGCGCCACTCTCTGATAAAGAATCCACATTTCATCGGATACTATACTTGTTCATGTGTCCATCTATGGCCTGTCTGCTTCGAGATCAGCACGAACAATGGAAGCGGTGTCCCGAAGAAGCATTTCGAAGGTATCCTTTTAGTCATGCCTAGCCTGTCAGCATTTCTGATCCATTTTAATCATCTTAAAAAGTACTCTTTGATTCATAGTTTTGATTATATTCTGGATTTTCTAGTGTGAAGGTCTTTCGTAGCCAATTGCCCCGATATAATGCTTACTACTCAAGTGATCCACCCAAACATGATGGAACTGACAAACCTTCTAGTAGCGGAGGTACCTAATGGAATAAATTTTTTCACCTATAGaatctattattattaataaatagcACATATAAACACACTCTGTTTGAGCTATGTCCTGGTAAGTTGTTCAGCTGGATTTCTTAGTAGAATGCTTGTTCTATGGAGGTTTCAGAGAAATGAATAGCGACCTTGTCCTCTATATTAAGAGAAGACAGTGTGGCCCAATGTTATGATTGAATGGAACAATGGACATATTATAATGCCTTGAAATTGAACTCAGATTCCGCTCTGCCTTTCCATCAGGCCTATATTCTCCTGACCTGTTAGCTTCTTCATAAATTCTATGAGGTTGTAGTAATATTCTGGAAGAGTCAGTTGCCCTAATTGAGGAACTGTAGCCTAGATGTGTATGTTCTTACTTAGTTTTGGTTTGATATGGTTGTGTTCATACTCTTACGTACTATTGGTATTTCCCTTGGATCAGCTGCACTTTGTGATTGGTGCGGTACATGGAAAGGAAATAAAGTATGTGGTAATTGCAAAAGAGTCCGATACTGCTCAGAGAAGCACCAGGTACCTTCGGGCTTCTGTCACTCTTACAAATTTGAgaatatagagagagagagagagagagagagagtgaaaaatcatccccccccccccggtttttctattttcccgTAAGTAGTGAAAAGATAATTCTCATATTGGTTTCTCTCCAACCTGCAGGTTATGCATTGGCGGTCGGGTCATAAAGCTGCTTGTCAACGTCTGAGCATCTCACCTGAATTATCCGAGTCTAGTCCCAGAACTGGAGAGACTGCTTCAGCTAAAATACAAAGTGGTGAGTGAGATGGAATTTTTTTAggtatttatatgtttttatttggTTGTAGTGTGTCTCACTGTGTCGGATGATGTGCTTCCATTCAACCAGCATCTACAGGCAGGTGTTATCAGTTTAATCACATACGTTTTTAACAGTGGGCGTGCATCTATTGATGCTTGCATGTTGATATGAATCGCAATCGTGTTGGTAGTTTCTATTGGAGAAGTGAGTTTAGGCATTGTTTTCTACTGTAGTAGTAGCTAAGCTGTTGGATTTTTGTATCTTTCCTTAATACTTCTATTTATTCTGCTGATGAAAACAGCTGCAAGCAAGAATTTGTGGCCTGAGTTTGAGATTGTCAATGAGGATGAAAGTGAATATGATGCTGAGATGTCCGATGATAATAGTAATGCAAACGCTCTGGTATCATCAAAGAACAATGAAATGGATGAATCAATGAAGTCCCTTATAAACAGTTTTGAGGTATTGCTTTTTTATTCAGAATCGCTGACTGGGCATGAGCTTCTTTTGCTAAAATTCCTTATGTGGATCACCTTATATTTGACGGTGAACTTAGGGGGATGGTGATAGAAGAAGTTGGGCCACCTTCCAAGAACGTATTTCCAAAGCCCCCGAGCAGATCCTAAGGtgcatttatttttaactcGAGAAGAATGTTCTGGAAATTCTTATTCCCCATCAACTTCCTAGTAATATGTGATTTGCGTGGGTGATGCAGATTGTAAATGATTATGAAATCTATGAAGTTTGTAGATCCAAACTTTTCATATACTGGGCTTGGCTTGACTTCTGAAAAGCTGGGAACTATCATCGTCTTTCTTTAGTCGCACCTTCATAAACAGATAATGTGAAAGAAGCATGTAGTGGATTGTATTTTAGAAGATGTATTTGGTCAATGAAGCATCTTGAAAGTGCAGCTCAACGCCTTCCTTTTCAAGAAGAGAAAGATGGACTACTTGGAAATACTTTGCCCTCTTCGTTCTCCTTAATACCAAACTGAGTAGCTATGCGTTACTTGCCTATACAGCCCCCCGTCAACAAGAGAGTGCTAGTTAGCTGATTTTTCCCCTTGTTTGATGGGTGCGCTAGTTAGCTAAAGATTTTTTCTTCTGTGTCAATTTTCTTCTCGTACACtgatatttaatatatgttCATGGTTCCATGTTTTGTATCCTAGAGCAGCTTTTCTTGAGTAAAATGTCTTCTTATGTTTATCCTGGGTGCAGATATTGTCGCAATGTGAGCACGAAGCCTTTGTGGCCCATGTTGAGTGGGCTGCCATCTAGGGCCGATATTCCAAGATGCAGCTACTGCGGTGGCCCCCGGTGTTTTGAGTTCCAGGTCAATCCTTATCTTGGTCTAGAGATCCGTCTACCGAGGTGAGTGTTACCTGTTGATTGTTTCTCATCCTTTTGTCTCCTCTCTTGTTCAGGTACTGCCTCAGCTGCTTTACTATTTTGGCGTAAAGAATGATGCAGACTCGCTTGATTGGGCTATCATTGTTGTCTACACCTGTGAGGCCTCGTGCGAAGGAAGCTTGGCTTACAAGGAAGAGGTCGCTTGGGTACAACTCGCTGCTCCGACATCTTCCCCCATCTCTTGATCTCCCGTTTGCAATTTTGCCTCTTGTCATCTCTAGGCTTAACACTTTTCTAGTAAAATTTActtcttttgtttcttttgcGGGTGTGAAAGAGCAAACTATTATCATTAGCATAGAAACAGAAGGAAAACCAGAGTTTTGTTTCTCTTAGCACGAGCTTTATGTAGTGTTTTGTATTTGAAGTTGCCTCTTTTTGCACTGTATTTCCCTGCGAACTCAAGACGGACTGAATCAGCATATTTGCGATTGATCGGTGATCACGAAGAGGTTAATTCTCTCGGCTCTATTGAGACTATACTTGGTGGATGTCGGGTTATGGAATCTAGATGCATCGCTGATCTTATGGCATTGTTATCAAGGTGGTACTGCCGTGTAATATATAGCGATCCAAATAGGTGAAAAGCTCGAACAAGATCAGGTTCTTTTGGGCAAGGGAAAGATCATGATAGAATCATCTGAACCACTCGGCACACTTTCCACATCACCGTATTTATATTCCTATCTTATATAACAAGTCAGAATCAATCGTCTGGACTTTTGGATTCATTAAGAAATTTGACAtaccaactttttttttttattacaataaGAGACTCATGGCCTAGTACAAAGTAAtagaaaggaaataaaaaggcaCAAATAGTCTCACTGATAAAAATCGAACCTGAAATCTCTAAATTATCAGGTGTTATCAGGTGAGAATGTTAGTTACTGCATTTCTTTCTCTTTGATATACTAACTTTAAGAACAGAATTTACAGAATCTCTAGCATACAATAATAggaacccccccccccccccccccccccccccccccccaaaatcAAGGAATCAAGGTCTTGTCAACTTCTCCAATCTTATCAGCTTGGTTGTTGCAACCTAATAACTGCATCCCTTGATGACGGGGAAAGTAACACTATAGGCTTGATTTGAAATGCGATGAGGTTGAATAAACGTTTATTTTATTGAGTTTTAAATAGAAATAGTGTTTTGTGAGATCctttaaaattatgatttgatTACTTTTTACTGTTACAAATATGATTTTCTTCAACAAATTGATAACTGCTTATAAATATTGATTTTGTTTATtctcaattttaattattaatttaatttcaataattttaaattattacctttatttattttaaaatcgagatttatttttaataattatacttCAACACTTATTTTAATAGTACTCTCATGTCAAGCCTACATCGCCGTACAATTTCCCAAATTTTATGTTTCTTCTTAGCATCTTCATTTATGGTTATCATTTTTAGGGGAGACTTTCTATGGTGCCCTCAAACATTTTAGGacaccaaaaacaaaaaagtcaATGTTCAAGGCACAATTTTTTCGTCCATAATCAATGAATGGCCactgataaataaaaataagtacaAGGAAAAATTCCAAAGGGGCAGGTTACATAGACAGAAAATTAGAGCAGATCCATCGAAATTACTGCAaagcaaaatttaaaatttcatgtgCTGAAGTGCacaaaataaatacaaatataaattttttcaaatgtTGTAATTCGTACTCAATCTCTTGCGACTAAGCTCAATATAAAccttaataaaaattagaaaataaaacatagcGACAATTTATATAAAGACTACTACTATTAAGATAAACAAAGCCAAATGAATCTTGGACCAATACCCGATGGAAGAACTATCCACAAATCACATCATCTAATCTAATCAATCAACCAACCCTAAACAGCTAGAGGCATAGTTATTCTAAGGCCCCGTTTGGATTTCGAGTTcaatgattttaactttaactcaacacactacacaacaaaaatacatatttccaattcaaaaattttaattttaactttaactttaacttaacacactacacaataaaaacacacgtttcccaagtcaaatttataatcacatctcatttgtccttttccacaatcaaaatcaaaatcaaaataaaaataactttaactctcAATTCAAACCGTCCCTAACCTTCTTCACGTATTGGCATAACTTGTGCTTTTCCTCTGACCCTTTCTAACTCTTCGAATCTGTATTTCCCCACAGGCTTAGTCTGCCTTTCCTATGGTTTCATTCACACATTACCTCTCTCATGGATCGGCTCAGATTCATAGCATTAAGTTCAAGCGACAACTGATTCTGCCCGATGAATGAACAAGCTCGAATCCGATAATTCGCTGCTCTCAGATTTTAAAGACCAAACCGCGGCTCAAAATACTGAAAATGGAACTCCAATACGGAAAATTAAACTCCTACTTGCCAGTACGCACGCGAACATCTCCTTCACACACTGTACATTTAATACCAGTAATTTCCCCACTTTTGCCTCTCCCGCAAACAAAGGATCCGGCACCTTTTTTTGTGCAAAAATACGTACAAAGCCTTTAAAATGTACAATAGTATCTCtataacaaaaggaaaaaaacttGTATGCATGCTGCTACTGGTGTGTTAATCATTCGATCACCTTCGGAGCACAAGCACAAAAGGGAACCGCCTTCTTACGCCTCGGGTCGTTCCTGTTGTGGGTCCTCAGCCCGCCGCCGTAGAGATAGTCCCGCAGAAGCACTCTCTTGCTCCTCTCGTCCATGACCACACTGCTCGTATCCTTGCTTTCGTTCCCGTCCTCGAGCTTCAGTAACAGAAACTGAATTCTCTGCAGCTCCAATTGGATCCTGCCAATCTTCTCCGACCCCCTCCGAGCCTGCTCCGAGACCCTCCTCCTACTGACACCTGCCCTGTCATTCTCATCGGGTTCTTCCTCTAGATTCTTTGCCAATATACGATTCGCATTAAAAAGCTTCGCTATGGCCGCCTCGGCTTCTTCCAGCTGCCCCTTCACAGCATCGTACTCGAACCCTCTAGCTTTCCCCATCTCACCcctattcttcttcttctcgatGGCTTCTACCTTCCTCTTTAGGTCCTCGAGGGTTATCTGCAGGTTTGTCAGTTTCTGCACGTCGGAGTCGAGCCGTTCAAGGACCTTCACTCTCCTCTTCCCACCACCTGATTGATTATCCGAGAAGCTTTCAGAGATCTCCAGCTTATCGAGAAGCGAGTCAGTCGAAGGGTTCAGGCTCCTGTGCTCCTTTCGCACTTCGGAATTATGGAAATTATCCACTGAGATTTTACTTTTCCCAAGTTTCGGGTCCCTGCTTGTGTCCCACAGCTCGAGCACTTGATGATCATCGGGCTCAAGAGTCCCTCTCCTACTTATGCCATAGGATGAACACTCAGAGGCCTGATCAAGAATGATGTCTTTAGTCATGAGTCTTCCTTCCGCTGCATCAGAATCTCGCACGGGGGCTGAGCTTGGGCCTTCCAGTTTCCCAAGCTTCTCCAGTAGTGCTGTCTCCATAGCCCTGATTCTTCTTTCTAAGTCATGCATCGACTGGAGATCCTGAAACAAATCCAGTATGATtgataaattaatgaaatcttAGAGGGAGGCAAACAGGTATGATAAACTACCAAAGTTACACACCGACATGTAGAGCTGACAAGCAAGAAAAACCTAGAATAAATGCTACGCGCTTAAATTTTGAGCTCATTCATccgaaataataaaatcttgtAAAAATCCAATGAGCACCAAAATATTGCAAATAATGATAGGTGCTTACATAAATTGACCAAAGCTCGTTGCAAAGGATAAAATAGAACTCGACTACAACTTAGAGCATAAGACGTGGACTCCAGttgtataattgaaaattgttACTGAGAGTGAGCATTAAAAATCAATTACCAGATATACCTTATGCACAACAAAAAAACGAGATCACACACGCAACACCTCAATTACGACCACCATTTCTCGTTATATTCTTGatccaatttcaaaagtaCCTGGCAGTAAATAATGATCatagtacaaattacaaataattacCTCGTGTCCTTGATCATCtgctttgttttgtttatccTGATTGACAGATCTTCCGAGTGATACCACGCTGTCCCTTAAGGAAGCAAATGCTGATAAATGAGCAGCAAGTTTAGAATTCAGCTCAGCATTTTCTCCTTCCAAACTTCCAACCTTTCTCTCGAGAATTTCCGTTTCCAGGCATCCTGATTCTCTCACAGCTTCCAACTCTTCTGAAGTctcatgaattttttcttcaaataacATTTCACGAACTTCAGAGACAATTACTCTGCCAAAAACAGACCCATACTCTTCTTTCAGATCTTTCAATTCCTTCTCCAGCTTGAGTTTCTTGTTCTCCATGACATTGATCGTCTCTGCGGCTTTGGAGAGTTTCTTCTCCAACTGTCCCAACATTTCTTTCTCATTCGCAATCTCACAGTTTAACTGTTCATTAACTGAAGTAACCGATTTCACCTCATTTTCCGACTTCTCTAGTAATCCCTCGAGTTCTAACTTCTCCATTCGAGTGCTCTCCAAGTTGCTTTCTAGTTCCTTCTCCAGCTCACGTTTCTTGTTCTCTATCACATTCATTGTCTCTGTGGCTTCCAAGAGTTTCTTCTCCAACTGCTCCACCATTTCCTTCCCACTTGCTATCTCGCAGTTTAACTGTCCATTAACAGAATTAACTGATTTCACCTCATTTTCTGACTTCTCCAGCAAGCCCTCAAGTTCTAACTTCTCTGCTTGAAGTTTCTCCAAATCGCCCTCCATCGCTTTAATCTTCTCGCGCAAGCTGCCATTAACAAAATGGACTTTCTCCAGTTCCTGAACCAGCCGTCTGAGTACCAGAAAATTCTGACGAGCAACATCTTGGAGAATAATTGAAACAGTAGCTTGAGATAATTTTTCACTCAAGACAGCATGACTTTCCTCTTCCAGCCAGTGTTTCTCTTCAAGAACCGCACGGTTCTCTTCCTTCAACTGCTCAAAAGCTGCCCCAGTGCACGTAAGCCGCTCGTGCAGGATCTTCATTTCAGATATCATCACTTCTTCTCGGCAGATTCCCTCTAAGACTTTTGATCTCAGTTCTTCACTTGTCTCAAGAATCATGTCAAACTCCGCTTGCAATAAAAGGAACTGCTCCATTTGAACCCTAAGATTCTGATGGAGGTCATATCTCTCAGCCGAAAGACCAGCTGCCTCTGCTTCCATTTGCCTCAGTAGCGTGTTGAACACCGATTTTTCAATAGTCCCAAGAAGATTTTCCTCCTCGACTTTCGCAAGAGAATTCTGTAGTCCTTTCACCTTGCCGACAATGCAATCCACAGTTTCTCGGACCATTTCACTTTTATGTTCGAGACCATATTTGGCACCGATATCGAGAACAGCAAACACCTCATATAGCCCAGAGCGCAAGTCACGGATGTGATCAGTCAAAGCCTTCAGCTCCATCTGCTGTTCAAGATTTTTATTCTCCAAAACAAAGATCTTCTTCTCTGCATGATGTGAGCCCTCCTCAAGTTTCTTGCAGTTTAACGGAGGGATGAAATATGCTCTTCTAATTCCTTCATGCACTTCAGCAATATGAACATTTCAGTCTTTAGTTCTTTCACCTTCCAGATGATTTTTTCCACAGCTTCTCGGTCTATTTCAATTTTGTGTTCCAAACCATCTTCTGCATCAACTTTGAGAATCCCCAAGATGTCATATAGCCACGAATGCAACTCATTGAGTTGATTAGTTAAAGCCTTCAGCTCCACCTGCTGTTCAAGATTTTTGTTCTCCAGGCGAGAGATCTGTTGTTCCGAAAGGTCTGAGGCCTCCACCAGTTTCCGGCAATTCAATGAGAGGGACAAAATCTTCTCTTCTAATTCCTTCATGCATTTCTGCAGTATGAAGATCTCAGTCTGAGAACTTAAATTTTTGTCCAACTCCTCCTCATATTCACTGTTTCTGCAAGCAGCCTCTTTTTGAAGGAGAAGCATCCGAGATTCCATATCACACAGCTGTGCTTTACTCGATTCAACATAACCTGAGTGTTCCTCCCTCTCCACACTCAAGGTTTTGTTAAGTTTATCCATCTCTAGCAAAATAgattctttctctttctctacAAATGCATGAATCTCTTCAACTTCTCGGAATCTTTTCTCAAGATCTTTCAGACTTTTCCGAGATTCGTCCAACTTTGAAACTAAGCCGTCTCTTTCAGTGACCAGTCCAGACTTTTCTTCACCGAGCAGAAGGCATGAATCCTCCAAGCCTTTTGACTTGACCCTCAAAGCTTCAACTTCGGCATTAGCATCACAGAGTGAGTTCTCCAACAAGTTGTTCTTCTCCGCGagcttttcaaaattttgggtCGCTATATTTAACTGAGAAGCGAGAGAATCCTTCTCTTTGAGGAGAGACTCGCATGATTCTTCCAATGCCTTCACCTTCTCCCTCACACCTTCCAATTCGACATTCAAATCAGAAAGTGAGTTATCCAGAAGAATGTTTTTCTCAATAAGTTTCTCCATGACCGCAAGCTTCCCTAGAAGAACTGCCTTCTCACTTGTCTCGGAATCAACCTGCTCTTCTAAGCTACGGTTCTTCTCGTTCAAGCCGTTCAGTTCTTTCTTCAAGCAGTAAATCTCCTGCTGAAGGGCATTCCTTTCATCAACACGAAGCTCAATCTCCTGCTCAAGCTTCTGTATCATCTCCCTCAAGCTCAAGATCTCCTCCTGCAAATTCTTCACCGTAAGGGAAGAGGACAGGTTCACCTCGTTTAAATTCTTATTCTCATCGAGAACCTTCTTGACTTCTCCCTGCAGACTCTGATTTTGTTCTTCCATGTCCTTCAAGATCTGATTCCTGGTTTGAATTTCTACAGCAAGAGACCTCAATTCCTCTTGGGACTGAGAATGGAGGTGCTGCAGAGTCTGAAAAGCTGTCTCAGCCTCCACAAATCTCGCTCTCTCTTCCTGCACACTGGCCCACAGGTTCCCCACCTCATTGTGCTTCTCCACAAGCTCCTGACTCTGAGTCTCCAATTGCAAGTGGAGACTCTGATTTGAACTTTCCAGCATCAGATACCTTTCTTCGGAGATCCTCAGCTTCTCAGTCCGATCATTGATCTCAAGCCTCAGCCTGTGTGTCTCCTCTTCAGCCAAAGAAAACTTATGTTCTAAATCTGAGATTGTCTCCCTTAACTttgcgagttcttccttcaaGCTTTGAACTTCGGCCTCAGCATTTCTTAGCTTCTCTTCTAGTACCGATATAACTTCAAGACATTTGTTGTATTTCTCAAGAGCAGCTTCTTTCTCAGCCTCTACTTTCACAAGATCCGCCTTGAGGGCTTCAACCTCAGTTTCAACTCTATCCGCTCTCTCATTAGATTCTTTCATTAGATTCTCAATTGTGCCTATCTTATCAAGACACTGTTGGTACTTGAGAAGATTCTCGGTCTTCTCTTCCTCCAATCTTGCAATTGATTCCTTCAAGGAACTAACTTCAGCTTCAGCTTGCTCTGCTCGCTCGGAAAATTTCTTCGACTCCTCCAAGCTCCGCTGGTACTGAAGTACTCCAGCTTCTTTCTCTGCTTCTAATCTCGCAAGATGCTTCTTCAAGCTCGCAATTTCCTCTTCACCCCGATGGCCATGTTTCTCCTCCGAATCATGAAAATGAAGACCTCTTCGCACTCTTCCTTCTCCAGAACCAAATAGGCCATTGCCAAACTGCTTCAAGCCCTTTCTGCCAGTGATTGACTCAGAATCTTCCGAAAACCCACCATTTCTGCTTGCAAATGAGAACTCGGGTGTCTGGGGGTTGAAGTCAGGAGTCGAATCATCTGAGAGCATTAAGGGGACTTGATTGGGGAATGCTTCGGCCATGGCCTTATGGGCCTGCTGAAGGACCCCTGTGGCATGATCATATCTCTCAGCTAAGGCACGATAGGCCCGATAGAATTCCTCAACCAGCTTCATGAGCTCGGGCCGCTTTTTGTAGTACATCTCGGCCCTTCGAGCGAAGGAGTCTGCATCTTCCTCCAGGAGCTTGATCATTTGCTTGACTTTCACGTCCATATCTGTTGAGGAAACAAGAAACACACGAAGTTAGGATCTCCAAGAAATACACGAAGTTGAGGGGAAATGTCATTCATGCAAAGCTGAGAAACACGAAATTATGATGCGACGCATTTTCAAAATGGAAAACCATTACAAAAAGTGGAAAAACCGGTGTCTATCTTGTGTACTCCACTTTACTTTTGAGCCGAGAACTTAACAATTAAAGCAGCTACCAACACACGATCATCATATGAACTGAatgcttcaaattcaaaaatttttagCAATTACTGAGTCTGATTGCCTGACTGCAACAGCTCAAATTGAAGCAAAAATCTCGTTTATCCACTGAAGAATTCTGTTTTAGCAACCTTCAGCTTAAGGTATACTTAAAACACAGCAAAAccagaaggagaaagaaagtaAACAATACCCGTGAGGTTCTCCAGAAGCCATTTTGAGTTCTTTGGGCTAATATGGCTATTCCACCACCAAGAGTACATTCCTTTCGAGGTTGCATGCGCCACTGCCGCCATCTCTTCAGCTAATAAAATTGCAACTCAAGTGCCGAAATTCCAAACTCTAAGCAAGCTCTGTCTTGAACGGGGGACAAAAATATCACACTTCCAcggtaattttttaattaactatATTCTCGGTCTCCCTGTACCTAGGCAACAAAGGTCGCACGAACTGTACGTAAGTTTCGGTCGGTTTCGCATTAAGAAATTCAAAGGTGATCAGATCTTGCAAGGGTAGTACCTGATCAATAAAACCCAGGTCCAGGAATCACCAAGGAGTTGAAATTTGCTTCTCTCCAAggtgcccaaaaaaaaaaaaaacagctgCCTGAACAGAACACACCAAACAATAAAAGATCAGAGCAGATTAAAATTGATCAGAAACAGAATTTGATCACTGGTACTTATTGAAAGATAAAGACTCTTAGATGATCAAATCACAGCAATCCTACAACTGCAAGACTAAGAATGAACTTCAAAGCTTAAACAAAAGATCCAACTCAAACGATTGAACAGCAACCAAGATAAGTTCACCAGGAAACTCAATCCTGATAAATGAGGTCAAATTTTCTCACCAAAATCAAAACTTGAGAGAAACCCAGAAAACATAAACACCGTAGTCTGAAGCCCATCACTTTGAAAGTTGAAACATCATCAATCATCTTAGGTTTCTCCTCCGGAAACAAAGATTGAGAAGATGCCATGAAACAGCATCCGTTCTTGGAATCACAGTCACTTTGAAACTCGAAATCAtcccaaccaaaaaaaaaaaagaataataaaaacacagaaaaggggaaagagaTTTCTTTGAAGCATATCAGCTTCGGAACTTGAAATCTTACCGATCACTAATAAACCTCAAAAAACGGGGAATTCGGGTTCTGGGTTTTTTGGATTGACTTGCGGTTGAAACAGACAAAAACCATAGCTTCCCCTGCTCCAAGAATTTTCACTGTCTCAGCCCATGTTTGGTCAGATCGTTCTCtgtctgcttcttcttcttcttcttcttcttcttctctctctctctctctctctactggCTGCTCTGCTGTTGCTTAACGCTTGCTCTTTTGTGCTGTGTTTTGTTTAGGTGAAAGGCTGCCAATGTGTGAAGAGGACAAAAGCAGAGGAGGGTTGGGGGTTGGCAAGGGTGACCCGTTGGCTAATGAATCTTCCTcatgtcatcatcatcgtcatcgCCGTTGGCTTGGAAGCCTTTTCCTTCCTCACCATTAATCAAATGTTTAATGTAATTTCAACTTTTTGGTAAGTCTCTGTCTCAATCCAAAAACCACCTCTTATTATGCAAGGAAATTCTCAGCACTTCGCTGTCACCTCTAGTAACTTATGATGTGCAGTGAAATGACTGTCATGCCCTTGGTTGGATTCCCTTTCTACGCT
This region includes:
- the LOC116189557 gene encoding programmed cell death protein 2-like; protein product: MEIGEADNPADMLKGLQVTSYDNENDDDDDDAEPVEEDPIDEEDEDDDGDEEQEPVTLGFLEKPKNNWSLLRQLFPSKAGGVPAWLVPDELPSGRACVCDICGEPLQFLLQVYAPLSDKESTFHRILYLFMCPSMACLLRDQHEQWKRCPEEAFRSVKVFRSQLPRYNAYYSSDPPKHDGTDKPSSSGAALCDWCGTWKGNKVCGNCKRVRYCSEKHQVMHWRSGHKAACQRLSISPELSESSPRTGETASAKIQSAASKNLWPEFEIVNEDESEYDAEMSDDNSNANALVSSKNNEMDESMKSLINSFEGDGDRRSWATFQERISKAPEQILRYCRNVSTKPLWPMLSGLPSRADIPRCSYCGGPRCFEFQVLPQLLYYFGVKNDADSLDWAIIVVYTCEASCEGSLAYKEEVAWVQLAAPTSSPIS